A window of the Podarcis raffonei isolate rPodRaf1 chromosome 4, rPodRaf1.pri, whole genome shotgun sequence genome harbors these coding sequences:
- the KCNE1 gene encoding potassium voltage-gated channel subfamily E member 1 — protein MALVSNNTALNYLLSKLLEDYESKPSHPTAASVVATNDHLEVIYILLLLGFFGFFTFGIMMSYIRSKKLEHSNDPYNVYIATDIWRKKDKASLKAKVMENYKSSFVLENQHAVEQPTSHIPEVNPS, from the coding sequence ATGGCACTGGTGTCCAACAACACAGCGTTAAACTACCTCCTTTCAAAACTGCTAGAAGACTATGAAAGCAAACCAAGCCACCCGACAGCTGCATCAGTCGTTGCAACAAATGACCATCTGGAAGTCATCTACATACTCCTATTGCTTGGCTTCTTTGGCTTCTTCACTTTCGGAATAATGATGAGCTACATCCGCTCCAAAAAGCTTGAACATTCAAATGACCCGTACAATGTGTACATTGCCACAGACATTTGGCGGAAGAAGGACAAGGCCAGCTTGAAAGCCAAGGTGATGGAAAATTATAAATCAAGCTTTGTCTTGGAAAACCAGCATGCTGTAGAACAGCCCACCAGTCACATTCCTGAAGTGAACCCTTCCTAG